A stretch of Pseudochaenichthys georgianus chromosome 2, fPseGeo1.2, whole genome shotgun sequence DNA encodes these proteins:
- the igfbp5a gene encoding insulin-like growth factor-binding protein 5a has protein sequence MLWSVSLLLLPLLSITGCGSSFVPCQPCDQKALSMCPPVPVGCQLVKEPGCGCCLTCALEEDQPCGVYTRPCTRGLRCLPKNGEEKPLHALLHGRGLCRNEKLYKMLHPSKDRESQQTKAPLRDHISSRKAQAMRQAKDRKKQLARPGPSSNLDFSPLSLDKSEPEFGPCGRRLDNLIQSMKDTSRVLALSLYIPNCDKKGFFKRKQCKPSRGRRRGICWCVDRFGDKIPGINYTEGDLQCKDFDSSSNTNE, from the exons ATGCTGTGGAGTGTTTCCTTGCTGCTGCTTCCCCTGCTGAGCATCACCGGCTGCGGCTCGTCCTTCGTGCCGTGCCAGCCGTGCGATCAGAAGGCCCTGTCCATGTGCCCGCCAGTGCCGGTGGGCTgtcagctggtgaaggagccCGGCTGCGGCTGCTGCCTGACGTGCGCGCTCGAAGAGGACCAGCCGTGCGGCGTGTACACCCGGCCGTGCACGCGCGGACTCCGCTGCCTGCCCAAGAATGGAGAGGAGAAGCCGCTGCACGCGCTGCTGCACGGCCGGGGGCTGTGCAGGAACGAGAAGTTGTATAAAATGCTGCATCCCTCCAAAG ACAGAGAATCTCAGCAAACCAAAGCGCCCTTAAGAGACCACATCAGCAGTCGGAAAGCCCAGGCCATGAGGCAGGCCAAGGATCGCAAGAAGCAGCTGGCCAGGCCGGGACCCTCCAGCAATCTGGACTTCTCCCCGCTGAGCCTGGACAAATCGGAGCCCGAGTTC ggcCCCTGCGGAAGGAGACTGGATAATCTCATTCAGAGCATGAAGGACACTTCTCGGGTGTTGGCTCTCTCTCTGTACATCCCCAACTGTGACAAGAAGGGCTTCTTCAAGCGCAAGCAG TGTAAGCCGTCTCGTGGTCGGAGAAGGGGGATCTGCTGGTGCGTGGACCGGTTTGGCGACAAAATCCCCGGCATCAACTACACCGAGGGAGACTTGCAGTGCAAAGATTtcgacagcagcagcaacacCAACGAATGA
- the igfbp2a gene encoding insulin-like growth factor-binding protein 2-A, which translates to MHISSPFFSLGIAFHRPMIMTQTLMPLTMLSYAGCSLLILSASLAGASLAEMVFRCPGCTAERQALCPRLNETCAEIVREPGCGCCPVCAQQDTEMCGVYTPRCATGLRCYPTPDSEVPLEQLVQGQGQCRRKVDPETATQSQEQREQTSGEAVELLPEQGVSEVPAIRKPSKETTWLGPKESAVRQHRQEMKTKMKTNKVEEVKPARPKQTQCQQELDQILERISKMPFRDNRGPLEDLYALHIPNCDKRGQYNLKQCKMSLHGQRGECWCVNPHTGRTIPSAPTVRGDPNCSQYLRDLELELETPDMAQI; encoded by the exons ATGCACATTTCTTCCCCTTTTTTTTCACTTGGGATTGCCTTCCATCGCCCCATGATAATGACCCAAACCCTCATGCCTTTAACAATGCTGTCGTACGCGGGCTGCAGCTTGCTGATCCTCTCCGCGTCTCTCGCCGGTGCTTCCCTGGCCGAGATGGTGTTCCGCTGCCCGGGCTGCACCGCGGAGCGCCAGGCTCTGTGCCCGAGGCTCAACGAGACTTGCGCGGAGATAGTGCGCGAACCGGGCTGCGGGTGTTGCCCCGTGTGCGCCCAGCAAGATACCGAGATGTGCGGCGTGTACACTCCGAGGTGCGCCACCGGTCTGCGGTGCTACCCGACGCCCGACTCGGAGGTTCCTTTGGAGCAACTGGTGCAGGGCCAGGGCCAGTGCCGGCGCAAAGTGGACCCCGAGACCGCCACTCAGAGCCAGGAGCAGCGGGAGCAGACCAGCG GTGAGGCTGTGGAGCTGCTGCCTGAGCAGGGTGTGAGTGAGGTCCCGGCCATCAGGAAGCCCAGCAAAGAGACCACTTGGCTGGGGCCCAAAGAGAGCGCCGTACGCCAGCACAGACAGGAGATGAAGACCAAGATGAAGaccaacaaggtggaggaggtgAAGCCTGCACGGCCCAAACAG ACTCAGTGTCAGCAGGAGCTGGACCAGATCCTGGAGAGGATATCTAAGATGCCCTTCAGAGATAACCGAGGGCCCCTGGAAGACCTGTACGCCCTGCACATCCCCAACTGCGACAAGAGGGGGCAGTATAACCTCAAACAG tgcAAGATGTCCCTCCACGGTCAGAGGGGCGAGTGCTGGTGCGTCAACCCCCACACCGGCCGAACTATCCCATCAGCCCCCACTGTGAGGGGAGACCCCAACTGCAGCCAGTACCTCAGAGACCTGGAGCTGGAGCTGGAAACCCCTGACATGGCCCAGATATAA